ACATTGCCCTTGTATAGTGGTGGAACGATGACTTTTACGCTTCCACCATCCATAGGAAATGCAATCTGCTTTCTATAGAAACTGTTTATCGTCTTTGCAATTCTTTCTGCCATTATGAAGCTTGGACTTTTTAAAGCAAGAACGAAGCTATCCTTTGAGTTTATGTCAACATTTACTTGATTTTCAACTATTGCTCCATTTGGAATTCTGCCAACTGTTGGGTGGTTTTTTCTTACTTTTGTTCCACCACCACTTGCATTATATCCACCTATGGATATGGGTCCTTGAGCAACTGCATATACTTTGCCATCAGGGCCTAAAAGTGGTGTCATTATAAGTGTTCCACCCTGAAGGCTTTTTGCATCACCTATAGAAGATACCGTAACATCAATCGTATCTCCCTGTTTTGCGAATGGTGGTAGGTTTGCTGTAACCATAACGGCTGCTATGTTTTTTACCTGAAGATTTTGGGTTGCACTTGCCGGTAGGGTTATGCCGAATCTTTTTAGGGCATTTACTATTGATTGAATGGTAAATGATGCGCTTGAGCTGTCTCCTGTTCCTGCCAATCCAACAACAAGTCCATAACCAACAAGTTGATTGTATCTCACACCGACAACATCGGTTAAATCCCTTATCTTTACTTCAAATGCTAATGCAGATGGCATTAGTATCGCAACCATAAGAATTGTTAAAACTGTTTTCTTTAGCATCTTTTCTCTCTCCCTTAGAATGGTCTTATAAGCTGCCACAGTTTTGCAAGCCACCCTTCGTTTCTTGTTGAACTTACTATGCCTTTGCCGTTGTAGAATATTTTGGCATCAGATATGTATTGGGAGTCTATTGTGTTGTCTGATGATATCTGATACTCATCAACAATACCTGTTATAATAAGCGTATTCTCTTCACCATTTGTGTAAATTTGTTTTTCTCCTCTTATGAAGAGTTTGTGGTTAGGAAGAACTTTGATAACCCTTGCTGTTATTGTTGCTGTAAGTTTATTGTTTACTTTGTTTTCACCACTTCCTGCATAGCTGCTTGAAGATGATGTATCCCAAAGTCCACCTTCGCCCGTTGTTAGGTGAAGTCTTGGCAGAATTTTTGTCTGGAATCCAAGAATGTTGTTTAAACCGCTTGAAGCTGATGACTCTCTTGAAGTTTTTACATCAGAGCTATATGCACTTGCTGCTTCTTCGCTAACAACTATAGTCAAGATGTCTCCAACATGTCTTGCCTTTATGTCTGAAAAGAGATTGTCTGAAGTGTTGTTCCACAAAGAGCCTTCATGATGAACAGGCTGCTGATATACTGCTGGTTGCTCTTTTACATACTCTGGCATCATTGCATATCTTCTTTCAACGCTTGATGTCGTGCATCCGTATGTTAAAACCAAAGCCAAAGTAGGAATGAGCCATTTTTTCATCTTTTGCCCTCCATAGTCATTCTGTATGAGTTTTAGCAAAACCCGTTCCTAAAAAGGCAGGCTAAATCATCTTCTTTACTATGGATATCGCTTCTTCTTTGCTTTTTAGGGCGTTTGCTATTTGTAGTTTTTTGATGTTTGTTAGGATGGGTTTGAGTTTTTTCTTATCGAGTGTTGGGTATAGGTTTAGTATCTCTTCGGCTGATAGGATGGGTTTCTCTTTTAGTTTTTTCTCTATGGAATAATAATAGTTTGCCATCTCTTGTAAGAACATTATATAAACTTCCCTTTTTGACGCGCTTATTTTGCCTTTTGCAAGTGTATCTGCAAGTGCGAATATGAGCAAGTCTATACCATTTTCACCGTAATTAACGAAGAAATCTGCTTTGTTTAGTTCTTCCAACTCGTTTAAACTCCATGCTTTGTATAGGTTTGCCGGTTCTATGTGTTTTTCTATAAAGAACTTTGTCAATTTTGCTATTTTCTTTCCGAATGGGTATATCTCTGCGTATTTTTCGAAGAGCTTGGCGCTCTCTATCTCGTGCATCGGGAATTTTGCATCACCGTCAACAACAATTTTACAGAATGGTTTTCCAGCATCGTGGAACAGGGCTGCAAGCTTAAAGGCAACAAGCAGAATATCTTTTTCCATTGTGTAATGTATAAGATACTTTTTGAAAGCTTTGCCAAGCACCCTTTCGAGTCTATTTAAAGCCCATTCTATATAGTTATAGACACTTAATGAGTGTGTTTTTACATCGTATAGATGCCTTGAACTTTGGATACACGCATTTGTAAGAACAAGGTCGTCAAACAGTGTATCTATCACGCCGACCCTATCCATAATCAAAAGATAGGTAAATGTTTCATTCAAAAGGAAGAATAGCTTTAGCTCTTCGGTTATTCTTTCTGGAGATATTTTTTTAAGGAGCTTAACTTTATCTCTAAAGAGAGTAATTGTCTCTGCTTCTATGTCAAATCTGAATGTTGCTGCAAGTCTAAATCCGCGCAGTATCCTTAAAGGGTCGTCATCTATGGCTCTGTCTGTATTTATTCGGATTATGCCCTTTTTTAAATCCTTTCGGCCGTTTAATGGGTCTATCAGTTTTAAAGAATCTAAATCGACAGCCATTGAGTTTATTGTGAAGTCTCTCTTTTTTAGGTCTTCTTCTATGGTTTGGGCTCTTGGTTCGGATAGGTCTATCGTTTTTGCTCTGCAAAAAACCCTGTAAGTTTTGAGTTTTTTCTCATACAGAATGTATTTGCACAAGAATCGAGATGAGACTTCTTTGGCTAATCTTTTTAAATCCCCAAAAATGACAAAATCGTAATCGTTTGCCTGTCTGTTTAAAAATATGTCCCTTATTGCACCGCCAACTAAGTATATTTTGCTGTTGAGTTTAGAAGCTGTAAGATACAGCTGCTCTATGTAAGGGTCTTCCCTTATGTTTTCCATAGCCAGATTATATAAAAATTTTTTAAAAAGTTAAGTAAAATTTACTCTTTCTGAGATATGCTTCTTAGCAGGTCTAAAGGTATAGGTAGAATTGTCGTTGTGTTGTTTTTGGCTGATATCTCATTTAGGGTTTGTAAATATCTAAGCTGCAGGGCTTGTGGGTATTCTGAGATAATTTGGGCTGCTTCTTTTAGTTTTTGTGCTGCCTGATACTCACCTTCTGCACTGATTATTTTTGCTCTCCTATCTCTTTCTGCTTCTGCCTGTCTTGCCATTGCACGCTGCATATCCTGTGGTAAGTCTATCTGCTTTAGCTCAACGAGTGTGACTTTGACGCCCCAGCTGTCTGAGTGTTTATCCAAGATTGACTGTATCTCTGCATTTACATGCTCCCTTTCGGATAGAAGCCTGTCAAGTTCCATCTGACCGCATACGCTTCTGAGTGTCGTTTGGGCGAGCTGTTCGATTGCATAGAAATAGTTATTTACCTGAATGACGCTTTTTACCGGGTCTATAACCTTAAAATATACAACTGCACTGATTTTTATCGTTACATTATCCTTTGTTATTACATCCTGTGGTTGTATCTCGACAGTTATAAGTCTTAGGTTAACCTTTATCATCGTGTCGATGATAGGCCATAAGAAGAATATGCCAGGCCCTTTTGCTCCTATGACGCGGCCGAGTCTGAATATTACGGCTCTCTCATACTCCTTTACTATTCTTATTGATGTCAAAAAAATGACGAGCACTATCGCGACGATTACAAATGTAAACATCTTTTATTCTCCTTTCTTTACTGTTAATTTTAAAGAGTTCTGTTCGATTACCCTTATTCTTTCGCCCTTTTTTATCTCTTCATCTGAAGTTGCTTCCCATATCTCACCGTCTATCTCAACCTGGCCGTATCTGTTGGGTTTTATTGTCTTTGTGCAGATGCCTATCTTATCAACCATTGGTTTGTCTGATATGATGGGTTTTTGTTTGTGGGCTTTGTATGCAAGAATTATGACGACTATGCTTAGGATAAAAAGAACAATGAATGTTGGGATTGTGATTTTCAAAAATAGTGGCGGTATGTTGAGCTTCATAATAAATATTAAAGCCAAAGCCATGAAGAAAGAGACAAGGCCGGCAAATGCCGATATACCGCCGGTTGTTAGTATAAACTCAACCAAAACCAGTATGATTGAAAGAAGTAGTAATACTTCAACAAACGAACACATCTTTTACATTATATTAATTTTTTACATTCAAGCAAAAACTATTTGACTTTACAGGAAGCTTTTGAAAAATTATTGCTGCTATGGTTGAAGTGAGCGTTGAAGGTAAAGTATTTAAGTTTGATACACCTATCTCTGTTGGCAAGATTTTGAAGAAGTTGGGTTTTTTACCGATGGAAGTGCTTGTTATAGATAACGATAAACTGCTTACCCGAGATGTGGTGTTAAGGGAAGATAAAAAGATAACGATTAAGGTGGTCTATTCTAAGGGATGAAGTGCACAAGGTGTAAAAAAGAAGCCGAAGTCGAACTGAAGAGTCATAACGCAGCATTCTGCAGAGACTGTTTTCTTGAGTTTTTTTACAGGCAGATTACAAAGGGCATAAAGCAGTTTAAGATGTTCTCAAAGAAGGATAGGCTTCTTGTTGCTGTATCGGGTGGCAAGGATTCGATGGCACTTTGGGATGCTTTAATTGAGCTTGGTTATAATGTTGAAGGCCTGTTTATAAACTTGGGTATTGATAAATTTAGCGATGCAGCTGAAGAAAAGGTTAAAGCATTTGCCAGCTCGAAGGGTGTAAAGCTCAATATTGTCGATTTGAAAAAGGAAGGGATACCGATACCCGAAGTTGTCAAAAAGACAAGAAAGGTGCCTTGTGCTATATGTGGTCAGATTAAGCGTTATTATTTTAATAAAGTTGGTTTAGATGGTGGGTTTGATGTTTTGATAACAGGCCACAATTTAGACGATGAGACAAGCAGGCTCTTTTCAAATACGCTGCATTGGAAGATTGAGTATCTGCAAGACCAAAAACCCTTACTTCCAAGTGAGAATGGTCTATTGAGGAAGGCAAAGCCAATGTGGAGATTGACAGAGTTTGAAACTGCCGTTTATGCTTTTTTTAGAAAGATAGATTATCTTGAGATGAGTTGTCCGTTTAGCAAGGGTGCAACATTTAGCCAGTATAAAAGGCATCTTAATGCCATAGAGTATGAGTCGCCAGGAACAAAGATAGACTTTTATCAGAGTTTTTTTAAAAATATGTTGCCGATTTTGGAAGAGAAGAGAGAAAAAGTGGTGAATTTCTGTAAAAATTGCGGTTATCCTACATTTGGTGAACTTTGCACGGTTTGCAGATTGAAGATGCTGTAGATGTTTTACTATTATGTCCTTTTTCCTTTGGCTATAAATGGTGGATTTGTATATGAGTCTAAACAAGAGATAGAGCTCGGCAGAAGGGTTGTTGTTGATTTTAAATCAAAGAAGCGTATCGGTATCGTATGGAAGGAGAGCCAAAAACCCGAATATGAGACAAAAGAGATTCTTAGTCTGCTCGATGATAGGGCGATTTTGAACGAAGAATTCATTGAGACGCTTAAGTTTTTCTCATTTTACTATTTAAGCTATGAAGGTTTGCTTCTTAGAAGTTCGCTTCCGAAAAGGATTTTTTCGACATTTGAAGATATTGAGCTTAAAAAAGAGAGTGTTGAAGTTAGTATAAACCCTTCTGCTTTTGAACTTACAGAAGAGCAGAAAAAGATTGTTGAAAGTATAAGTCTTAACAGTTTCAGTGTTAATCTAATTTTTGGTGTTACTGGTTCTGGTAAGACAGAAGTTTATTTAAGGCTTATTGATAAGGTTTTAGAAAGTGGCAAAAAGGCTATAGTTCTTGTGCCTGAGATAGCTTTAACACCGCAGTATATTGAGATTTTTAAAGAGAGATTCGATGAAAGCTTAATAAGTGTTATTCATTCAAGATTGACACCAAGGCAGCGATTTTTAAACTGGATAGAGTTTAATAATTCAAGAAAAAGGATTCTTATAGGCACAAGGTCTGCCGTATTTGTTAATTTTTCCGATGTCGGGATAGTTGTTGTTGATGAAGAGAATGACGAGTCGTATAAACAGGAGAGTGAGCCAACATATAACGCTAAGGATATTGCCATATACAGGGCAAAAAAGCTTAATATTCCTGTTGTGTTGAGTTCAGCAACGCCTTCGGTTGAGAGTTTCTATAAGGCAGAAGAAGGAAAATTTAGGTTATTTAGGCTTACAAAACGGGTGATGGAGTTGGAATTGCCGAAGGTTGAATTTGTTAAGTTGGAAGATAAAGAGATGTTTAGTGATTACACAATTGAAGCTATAAAAGAGACGCTAAAAGAGAACAAAACCGTTGCCGTTTTAGTCAACAGAAGGGGCTTTGCCGAATATATGGTTTGTGAAGATTGTGGTTATGTTTTTTTGTGTCCGAACTGCAGCGTCTCTTTGACATACCACAAAGAAGATAATTCTCTAAGATGCCACTGGTGTGAAGCAAGGTTTGATATTCCTTCTGTTTGTCCTAAATGCGGCTCAGCCAACCTATCTATTCGTGGTGTCGGTTCTGAGAAGGTTGTTGAAGCTTTAAAATCCATTTTTCCAGACAAAACAATAGAGCGTTTCGATAGGGATTCAACTTCCAAAAAAGGTGAATTTGAAAGGATTATAACAGCTTTAAGGGAAGGCAGGATAGATATACTCGTTGGAACTCAGATGCTATCAAAAGGTCATGATATATCTAAAATAGGTCTTGTTGTTGTAGCAGAGCTTGAGTCTTTGTTTGTTATGCCGGATTTTAGGGCAACAGAAAGAGCTTTATCGCTTATTATTCAAACGGCTGGTAGAAGCGGAAGGAGAGAAGCAGGACAGGTTATAATTCAAACAGTATCGGATAGTCCGCCTTTTGAAGAGTATATAAGAAACCACGATTTTGAATCTTTTTTGAAGAGTGAGATTGCAACAAGAAAAGCGTTTCTTTATCCGCCTTTTAGCAGGATTATAAGAATTATTGCAGAGAAGAGAAAAAAGGATGCTGCTTATGAGCTAATCTGCGATGTAAAGTCAAAGATAGAAGGAAAGCTCAATGTTGTTGGCCCAACAAGGTGTCCTATATTTAAGTTGAGAAACAGATACAGGTATCATCTGTTGATAAAGAGTTTCTCTGCTCTTAAGGATATATCCATTCTAAGGGAGATTATTGGTTTTAAAGATGGCATCCATTTTGATGTTGACCCAGTAAATTTTTTTTAATAGAATTAAAAGCTGAAATAAAAATTATTGAAAGCGGGGTGATTTTATTGCCAGGCGTTATCGTCGGTGAGAATGAGAGTTTTGAAGAAGCTCTCAAAAGATTTAAGAAGCAGTGTGAAAGGGCTGGGATTCTCTCTGAGATTAAGAAGAGAGAAAGGTATGAGAAACCCAGTGAGAGAAGGAAGAAGAAACTATTAGCTGCACGCAAGAAGCTTCTTAAACGCCTTAAAATGATGAAGAAAAGGTAGCGCTTAGCTGCCTTTTCTTTTCTTGTCATGAATCATTACCTTTTTAAATACGCAATAGAGAAAAGCAAAAATCTTTTTTTAAATAAGCGCATAAGTTCAATTACCGTTCACACATCTTCGCTTTTTAGTATAGGTTTTAAAGATAGCGACTATTTTCTATTTGCCAATCTTTCGACAAATAACAGTTTTATTTATCCGTTTAAGAATAGGTATGGGAAGAGAAAAAAGGACGAAGTTGCATTTTTTTCGTTTCTGAAGAAGAAACTTGTAGGCTGTAGGCTTTTGAAAATAGAGCAGAGTTTCTCTGAGCGTGTTGCTCGGTTTGTTTTTGAAGATGTGCGTGGCAGTATCGTGAATAGATTTAACTTGATTTTTGAGATAATGGATAGAAATACAAATGCTGTGATTACAAATGATGATGGTATTGTTCTATTTGCCTTTAAATCGACAGATAGGATTCAAGCAAAAAAGGTCTATGAGATGCCTGCTGTTGATATGCCTGATTTACTTAAGGATGATATAGATATACTGCTGAAAAGGTATCGACATGGCGAAGATATTTTGGGTTTTGGTCTTGGATTGAGAAGGCTTGTTAAATCCAAAGAAGAGTTTGTTGAGTTTGTAATAAGATTAAGGGATGCTTTCAAAAAGGGAAGATTTGAACTGTGTAAATACGGCAAAGATGTGTATCCGTTCTGCTTTTTTGAAGGTGGAATAAGGGTTGATGATAATTTTCTGTTTGGTCTATTTGTTTTGAAACCAGAAGAGCAGGAGTTTGGGAATGCTAAGAATAATCTGCTGCGCATTTTAAAAAGGCGATTGAATTCTTTGATTAGGAGACTTAAAAAGATTGACAGAGAGCTGAAAACTGCAGAAGATTTTGATAAATACAGGATATATGCAGAGAATCTGATGGCCAATCCAAACTTGAATGTTAAGTATAAAGATTTTGTTGAAATTAGAGATATATACACCTCTTCTGTTTTTAAGATTCCACTAAACCCTGATTTGGATTTGTTTGAGAATGCTCAACACTATTTTAAAAAGTATAAAAAGGCAAAAAACAGTGTTGAGATAGTCAAAAAGAGAAGAGAAGAGACGCAGATTGAGATAGAGTTTGTTGAGCAGCTTATATTTGACTTGGAAAGGGCTTCGAATTATGATGAGCTTGAAGACGTTAGAAATATAGCGATAGGAGAGAAAATAATAAGGGAGCAGCTGAAGAGAAGAAGGGCTAAGTTTGAACCGTATGAGCATATAAAGGTCGAAGGTTTTGATGCCTATGTGGGAAAGAATGCAAGGGGGAACGATATAGTTGCCTTGAAGCTCTCATCAAAAAACGACTTGTGGTTTCATGCAAAAAATAGACCTTCGGCACACCTTGTGCTAAAGTTACCGTCAAAGTTGAAAGATGTTTCGGATAGTGTTAAAATCGAAGCAGCCAAGCAGGTGGCATGCAGGACAAAGGCTGCAAGTGGAGAGAAGATAGAAGTGGATTATACTTTTGTTAAGAATTTAAGGAAACCTAAGGGTTTTAAAACGGGAATGGTTATCTATACGAACTTTAAAACCATAACGGTGGAGAAAAATGAGTGTAATTGATATAGCGCTTGGCATTTTTATACTTGTTTTGGCAATAAGGGGAATGATAAGAGGTATCGTTAGAGAAGTGTTCGGCCTTGCTGCTTTGATTTTGGGTGTTGTTGCTTCTAATATGTTTGGAAGGAGTTTTGGTCATTACATAGCAACTCATCTTACTGTTACGCCTACCGTTGCTTATGCTTTTGGTTTTTTTGTTATGTTTATTGTGGTTTATCTTGTTCTTCTTCTTGTTGGTTATGTTATCTCTTCAATCCTTAAAAAGATAGAGTTGGGTTGGCTTGATAGACTGCTTGGCCTTGCCTTTGGTTCTGCCAAAGCCTTGTTTTTTATAGCTATTGTGGTGTTTCTGTGCGAGAGTTTTCCGTTTTTGAAGGGCTTTGGAGAGCAGTTTAGGAAGGATTCACAGATTTATGCCTTTGTGAAGGGAAATATCGTTGATAAAACGGATGTTATGAGAGTTATAAACGGTTTAAAAATAAAAGGATTTAAAAGTTCAAAAAGCAACCTTGAGCTTATAGTGGAGGAGAAAGATGCGTAAAGGAAGGGTTCTTGTTCTTCTTATATTTCTTGTTGCTTTGGGATATGCTCTTTATCAATATACGCCTATAATTAAAAAGAATGGGATTTCCGTGATTGTTTATAGTCCAAAGGGCTATTTCTCTGCGAATAAGGAGATAAAAATTCATGTTTCAGATGGAAACGCTGGAATTAAGAGCATCGAAGTTAAGCTTGTTGCTATGAATACGACTATTGAGCTTGCAAAGAAGGAGTTTTCTGACAATTTTGTTAAGGAGTTTGACTTAAATTTTAAGACAAATAAAGTTGTGCCTGAAGGAAGGGCGACATTTGTTGTTATTGTTAAAGATTACAGCAAAAACAACTATCTTAATGGCTTTGAAAAGATTGTTAAGTTTCCTGTTGTTGTGGATTCAACACCACCACAGGTTATTCTTTTGAGTGGAACTGGTAGGATTGCGATAGGTGGAACGGCTTTAGCTGTGTTTTATGCAAAGGATAAAGATTTAAAAAGTGTGTTTTTGGGTGTTAGACATGATGGTAAGTTGGAAAAGTTTAAAGCTTATCCTGCAGAGAACATCTTTGGAAACAGGCATGTCTATATGGCTTTTTTCACATATCCACTTTCAAAACTTAAAGACTATTCAACGGATATCTATGCAGAAGATATGGCTGGCAATTTAACCATTGTTCACATACCGGTTTACTATAGTTCTTGGAAACAGAAGGTTAGCAGGATAAACATAACAGATGCATTTATTAGGGATAAAGTTTTTGCCATCTTACAAAGAGAGAATTTACCATTAAAGGAGAACCTTTTATCTGATTTTCTTTATGTTAACGATGTTGTTAGGGCAAATAATACAAAAAGAATAAGAGAAATATGTTCTCAATCCGTTGATAAGATTTTGTGGAAAGGTAGGTTTGAACAGCTTAGAAATTCAGAAGTTACTGCAACTTTCAATGACAAAAGGATGTATTATTACAAAGGTAAACTTGTTGATATTAAGTATCACAAGGGATATGACCTTGCAAGTATAAGAAATGCAAAAGTTAATGCTGCAAATTCTGGTATTGTTGTTTTTGAAGGATACTTAGGTGTTTATGGCAATGCTATGATAATAGACCATGGTATGGGTGTATTTACTCTTTACGGTCATCTTCAAAGTTTTTTGGCTAAAAAGGGTGAATTTGTAAGAAAAGGACAAATTATAGCAATTACAGACACAACGGGTCTTGCAGGCGGAGATCATTTACATTTCGATGTTCTTGTTGATGGGTATTATGTGAATCCTATAGAATGGTGGGATTCTCATTGGATAAAAACTCATATATTGAGTGTAATTGACGAATCAAAGACCCGTTTATCGCTTATAAATCAGTGATTTAGATGCTTTTTAAAAGGGTTGACCCTACAAAAGACCCTATTTTCAAAAGCATTCTCTTTTTGTCCATACCGATGATATTAGAAATGGTAGCTCAAAATATATTCAATCTTGTCGATATGTATTTTGTGTCCCGTATTGCTTATCAGGCTATTGGTGCTTTGGTTAGCTCAAGTCTTACGATAATGCTTCTGTTTTCTGTATCCGTGGGCATATCGACAGCAACGGGTATGTATGTCGCATCACTCTGGGGGGCAAAGGAGTTTAAAAAAGCGTCTCTCTTTTTCTCTAATGTCATACTGTTTGTGATTCTGTTTGGTGCTTTTTTAAGTATCGTGTTTTATATTTTTCTTTCTGACATAGTAAGATTTGTTGGTCTTGAAGGTTTAACAGCTCAATATGCTAAGGAGTATTTATCAGTAGCAAGTATTGGTTTTATCTTTAATTTTGTCTTTAATTTGAACAATTCAACCCTAAGGTCCATTTCTCTTCCGTCTGTTGTGCTTGGCATTATGATATTGAGTAATCTGTTGAATATTGTTTTAGACCCTTTGTTTATCTTTTATTTTAAGATGGGCATAAAAGGAGCGGCTCTTTCAACAATTGTTTCGGTTATTATTGGCATTGCAATTCAGTTTTTCTATCTGTCTAAGAATAGTTTTTATGTTAAACTTAAAATGAAGGCAAAAGTTATAAAGAAGGTTTTAAAAAAGGGCATCTTTGCATCTTTGCATCTATTGTATAGGATAGGAAGTATGCTTGTTTTGATAAAATTTGTTGGCACTATTTCACAAGAAGCTATCTCGAGTTATTCGGTTGTTATAAGGATATATCAGATACTGCTTTTTATGGTTTTTGGGCTTGCAAACACATCATTTGTTATTGTTGGTCAGAATTACGGAGCAAAAAATTATGACAGAGCAAAGAGTGGTGCTTTCTCTGTTATTCTGTTTGGAATTTTGCTTGTTGGTGGCTTGAATGTTTTGATATATCTGTTTAAAGAGCCGATTTTATCTGTGTTTGTTGAAAACACAGAAGTCAAAAGAATAGCAGAGAGCGTTATGTTCTTTTACTTTATCAGTTATCCATTTGTTGTTGCATCAACTATTGCCGCAAGGTCTTCAATGGCTTTACATGATACGAAAAGACCGAGTATGGTTAATCTTGTAAACTTATGGTTTTTTATGCTGCCGCTTGCC
This genomic stretch from Hippea alviniae EP5-r harbors:
- a CDS encoding flagellar basal body P-ring protein FlgI translates to MLKKTVLTILMVAILMPSALAFEVKIRDLTDVVGVRYNQLVGYGLVVGLAGTGDSSSASFTIQSIVNALKRFGITLPASATQNLQVKNIAAVMVTANLPPFAKQGDTIDVTVSSIGDAKSLQGGTLIMTPLLGPDGKVYAVAQGPISIGGYNASGGGTKVRKNHPTVGRIPNGAIVENQVNVDINSKDSFVLALKSPSFIMAERIAKTINSFYRKQIAFPMDGGSVKVIVPPLYKGNVVELISQIDQLSVNKESVPVVVLDEKTGTVVVGGDVTIEPISISHGNLTVTITSTKEVSQPNPLAKGKTTTITNKKITVSEGKGKFITFPKGATVAELIQALNKAGATPRDMMAIFQAIKAAGALNAKLEMM
- a CDS encoding flagellar basal body L-ring protein FlgH, producing the protein MKKWLIPTLALVLTYGCTTSSVERRYAMMPEYVKEQPAVYQQPVHHEGSLWNNTSDNLFSDIKARHVGDILTIVVSEEAASAYSSDVKTSRESSASSGLNNILGFQTKILPRLHLTTGEGGLWDTSSSSSYAGSGENKVNNKLTATITARVIKVLPNHKLFIRGEKQIYTNGEENTLIITGIVDEYQISSDNTIDSQYISDAKIFYNGKGIVSSTRNEGWLAKLWQLIRPF
- a CDS encoding HD domain-containing protein; this translates as MENIREDPYIEQLYLTASKLNSKIYLVGGAIRDIFLNRQANDYDFVIFGDLKRLAKEVSSRFLCKYILYEKKLKTYRVFCRAKTIDLSEPRAQTIEEDLKKRDFTINSMAVDLDSLKLIDPLNGRKDLKKGIIRINTDRAIDDDPLRILRGFRLAATFRFDIEAETITLFRDKVKLLKKISPERITEELKLFFLLNETFTYLLIMDRVGVIDTLFDDLVLTNACIQSSRHLYDVKTHSLSVYNYIEWALNRLERVLGKAFKKYLIHYTMEKDILLVAFKLAALFHDAGKPFCKIVVDGDAKFPMHEIESAKLFEKYAEIYPFGKKIAKLTKFFIEKHIEPANLYKAWSLNELEELNKADFFVNYGENGIDLLIFALADTLAKGKISASKREVYIMFLQEMANYYYSIEKKLKEKPILSAEEILNLYPTLDKKKLKPILTNIKKLQIANALKSKEEAISIVKKMI
- a CDS encoding slipin family protein, which encodes MFTFVIVAIVLVIFLTSIRIVKEYERAVIFRLGRVIGAKGPGIFFLWPIIDTMIKVNLRLITVEIQPQDVITKDNVTIKISAVVYFKVIDPVKSVIQVNNYFYAIEQLAQTTLRSVCGQMELDRLLSEREHVNAEIQSILDKHSDSWGVKVTLVELKQIDLPQDMQRAMARQAEAERDRRAKIISAEGEYQAAQKLKEAAQIISEYPQALQLRYLQTLNEISAKNNTTTILPIPLDLLRSISQKE
- a CDS encoding NfeD family protein, which produces MCSFVEVLLLLSIILVLVEFILTTGGISAFAGLVSFFMALALIFIMKLNIPPLFLKITIPTFIVLFILSIVVIILAYKAHKQKPIISDKPMVDKIGICTKTIKPNRYGQVEIDGEIWEATSDEEIKKGERIRVIEQNSLKLTVKKGE
- a CDS encoding ATP-binding protein, with protein sequence MKCTRCKKEAEVELKSHNAAFCRDCFLEFFYRQITKGIKQFKMFSKKDRLLVAVSGGKDSMALWDALIELGYNVEGLFINLGIDKFSDAAEEKVKAFASSKGVKLNIVDLKKEGIPIPEVVKKTRKVPCAICGQIKRYYFNKVGLDGGFDVLITGHNLDDETSRLFSNTLHWKIEYLQDQKPLLPSENGLLRKAKPMWRLTEFETAVYAFFRKIDYLEMSCPFSKGATFSQYKRHLNAIEYESPGTKIDFYQSFFKNMLPILEEKREKVVNFCKNCGYPTFGELCTVCRLKML
- the priA gene encoding replication restart helicase PriA: MFYYYVLFPLAINGGFVYESKQEIELGRRVVVDFKSKKRIGIVWKESQKPEYETKEILSLLDDRAILNEEFIETLKFFSFYYLSYEGLLLRSSLPKRIFSTFEDIELKKESVEVSINPSAFELTEEQKKIVESISLNSFSVNLIFGVTGSGKTEVYLRLIDKVLESGKKAIVLVPEIALTPQYIEIFKERFDESLISVIHSRLTPRQRFLNWIEFNNSRKRILIGTRSAVFVNFSDVGIVVVDEENDESYKQESEPTYNAKDIAIYRAKKLNIPVVLSSATPSVESFYKAEEGKFRLFRLTKRVMELELPKVEFVKLEDKEMFSDYTIEAIKETLKENKTVAVLVNRRGFAEYMVCEDCGYVFLCPNCSVSLTYHKEDNSLRCHWCEARFDIPSVCPKCGSANLSIRGVGSEKVVEALKSIFPDKTIERFDRDSTSKKGEFERIITALREGRIDILVGTQMLSKGHDISKIGLVVVAELESLFVMPDFRATERALSLIIQTAGRSGRREAGQVIIQTVSDSPPFEEYIRNHDFESFLKSEIATRKAFLYPPFSRIIRIIAEKRKKDAAYELICDVKSKIEGKLNVVGPTRCPIFKLRNRYRYHLLIKSFSALKDISILREIIGFKDGIHFDVDPVNFF
- the rpsU gene encoding 30S ribosomal protein S21; the protein is MPGVIVGENESFEEALKRFKKQCERAGILSEIKKRERYEKPSERRKKKLLAARKKLLKRLKMMKKR
- a CDS encoding Rqc2 family fibronectin-binding protein; this encodes MNHYLFKYAIEKSKNLFLNKRISSITVHTSSLFSIGFKDSDYFLFANLSTNNSFIYPFKNRYGKRKKDEVAFFSFLKKKLVGCRLLKIEQSFSERVARFVFEDVRGSIVNRFNLIFEIMDRNTNAVITNDDGIVLFAFKSTDRIQAKKVYEMPAVDMPDLLKDDIDILLKRYRHGEDILGFGLGLRRLVKSKEEFVEFVIRLRDAFKKGRFELCKYGKDVYPFCFFEGGIRVDDNFLFGLFVLKPEEQEFGNAKNNLLRILKRRLNSLIRRLKKIDRELKTAEDFDKYRIYAENLMANPNLNVKYKDFVEIRDIYTSSVFKIPLNPDLDLFENAQHYFKKYKKAKNSVEIVKKRREETQIEIEFVEQLIFDLERASNYDELEDVRNIAIGEKIIREQLKRRRAKFEPYEHIKVEGFDAYVGKNARGNDIVALKLSSKNDLWFHAKNRPSAHLVLKLPSKLKDVSDSVKIEAAKQVACRTKAASGEKIEVDYTFVKNLRKPKGFKTGMVIYTNFKTITVEKNECN
- a CDS encoding CvpA family protein, with product MSVIDIALGIFILVLAIRGMIRGIVREVFGLAALILGVVASNMFGRSFGHYIATHLTVTPTVAYAFGFFVMFIVVYLVLLLVGYVISSILKKIELGWLDRLLGLAFGSAKALFFIAIVVFLCESFPFLKGFGEQFRKDSQIYAFVKGNIVDKTDVMRVINGLKIKGFKSSKSNLELIVEEKDA